ATACTGAAATGAGCATTTCAGACTGCTCATTTTTTTAGTTGTTGTTAGAATGGAGTAGTGACTTCCAAACTCCTTGTATTCTATTCTAATAATATCCCAGAATTTGGTAAGCAAGTTCAGGTTTGCACTATCTAAATGCACCATGGTTTTTTCAAGACAACTTTATCCTCTCTCAGTCTTCTTCATTTCTGTCAGGAGCAGCCCACAATTTTTTAGCCACTTAGGGCCACTGCCAAAATTTCCCCTACAACCTACCTATATCCCAATCACAATAAATACAGTACCTTCTTATTAGGGAAACCCCCACTACTTActtattcctctgcctctccacttcTCAGTACTGCACCAGTAAAGGTAAAATCTGTCACTTATCCATATGAGAGCTAATATGAGGATGTATCtaatgagagaaaagaacaaaaatctagACTGCCACAAATACCCATCCCTCTTTTTACATACTATATTAGCATCCCCATGATTACCCTCAAGACCTTATTTCTCCCCACTCCCAGAAGATTCCTGAGTGGAAAATAGTGTAcaagaggagggagcagggatcCTAGTGTTCACCCAACTCTGAAAGCAGCCTTTGCAGCACACATAGGTTTCATAGGTTCTACTGGTGAAATCTGTGTCCTAGGAAGGGGACATAGTCAGTTTCAGCTCCCCTGAGGACATAGAGGATTCTTAGATAAGGAAGACAGAATTCCTAAGGGGAAGATTTTACACATGTCCCTTAAGGCTCTTAATTCTTTGTGTATGAATTGAAAATGTTATAGATTAGGTGccttttctttgcatctttgAGATGGATGGTTAAATCAATATTctgagagagatttttttcaggATCTATGTAAGTGATTTCTGCCAAGAGATGAAGCTGAATTGCCTGCCTGCCACACAGACACTGATAAGGGATACACAGGCCCCTGTGAAGATAGCACTGACCACAATCTTGGAAACAAGTCACTCTTCTGGCGAGGTACCACTGAGGCTATGGACCacaaaatacaatttaatatcGTCCCTACCAGACAATCGGGTATGCTTCATGGGCACCCATGTACAAGaatgcagaaaaacaaacataGCAGATGAAAAGCAACCTTAGCACCAACCACCAGAGGCTAGCCAGTGGTACCCCAAGAAGTGtgtttatagggatccctgggtagctcagtggtttagcacctgccttcggcccagaatatgatcctggagacccgggatcgagtcccacgtcgggctccctgcatggggcctgcttctccctctgcctgtgtctctgcctctctctctgtatctatcatgaataaataaataaaatcttaaaaaaaaagaagtgtgtttATACATTAAACCTGATGGGCCACAAACTCAGAAATCCCCTAGGTCAAGGATTGTGTATCTGACCCTAACTTCAGTGCTTCTGTGAAATTCCAGAGAAGTATCTGGATCAAGCAAAGCTCTTTGTTGCCCAGGCAGGCACAAACACTTGGATGTTCACTAGATAAGGTTTGCATTCTTAAGCTATGGCCAGAATTAGATGGACTGCTTTGAGCAAGAGGGATAAGGAGGGCAACACTCATCTTAGCCTTGGCTGCATGATGCATATCCCACTGCTAGATGTCAATCACATGGTTAGACAGTAATCAGGCATCAGAATTAGAACAATACAGACAAGTGTTTAACAGAAAAGATAAACTGAGATGAAATTGTTTCACTTTTCAATTGTTTAATCAGCTACCAAATAAATTCACTTAATGATTCTACTCCGGAATATGAGTGCCATAAAAAGTGGACAcactgaaatgtatttcttcttttttaaaaagattttttttaaaagttacttatttgagagagagtgagcaagagagcatgaatggggagaggggcagagggagagaaagaagcaggctccccagtgagcagggagcccagtgaagggctccatcctaggacctgagccaaaggcagatgcttaacctcctaagccacccaggcacccctgaactgtATTTCTTCTTATATGTTAGTTTTAACCTGGATCTTCCAAACTTTTGGAATCTGCTAGTCATTCTCCCTCCCCTATCCTCAAGAATAATTCCACTTTCTTCATATCATTTTCTGCAGTCATCACCCATATTCAGCAATATCTTTGGCAGTCCAACTGTATGTAACTGTGTCTGCTTCAAATACTTATACTTCCCACACCTGATGACCTGTAGCTTTTAATCAAACACTTCATGCCACTTGCTCTTTCTATTTATCTGCCTTATGTGTGTGctgcttttatttgtattttgagtCTTTGTGTAACTCCTATTTCTGTAAAGATGGTTGGTAAACAGCCTAATTTCAGAAGCAATCTTTGCTACAGAATAAAAACTCAAATATCTTTACTTATAAATACATTATGTCCATttaatggcaaaataaaaatattacaccATTATAATCTCCctcataggaaaaataaaaatgaaattggtcTTTTGGACCTccaatcaaaaggaaaaaaaaaagaaaagtaacagaaATTGAGATTGTCAATCCAGGTGGGCTCCACCCATAGTCTGGTAGCAGTGGTTGCCTTAACTCCAAATTAACTGTCATGTGAGAGGGCCCATTTCACATCAGCTTCTCTATCTGGTCTCAAGTTATACTGAAAAACCAGGACTGCCCACTACAGAAGCTGGAATCTTGTTGGCTTAGTGGGTGTTGGGAAAATGAATTAATTCACTCAAGCCTCCCAGTGTGATTCCTATGGAACTGAGATTGGCAAAATCCACAGtgttaaaatataatgatttcagCTCTCACCTcgggaaaacaaaaataactgagTAAATAAACTCAGTCCCTTGTGTGCAGCCATATAGTCAGGATAAAAGTTCTAGAGTACTTAGGACCTCCAGCTTGTCCACACTACCCTAAAGAATGTGGAAAGGATGCTCAGAAAATAATCACTTCCTGAGTTATTATAGGAATAATGATATGGAAACCCCTGGGCCTCTTTGCCCAGCACTCTTCTTGTTGAAGCTTGTGAATAAGGAATGAGGatgatggagagagaaaaggagattgATTTATAGCAACTTAAACATATAAATGAAGAAGTGTACCTTAGACTATCAAAAATAGCAAACAAACAGACTATCAAAAACCCTGGAGTGCTCCAACTGTAAAGACCCAACAATTACATTACAGAGAGAAGCTGGGTCAGACTGTGGGGGAAGAAGACCTCAGGGCAGCATGAGCATTGGAGCTAAGTGTATTGTTATGCTTGCTTTGTGGTTAGGCCTAGGACACTGGAAAGGGATCTGTGGGTGTGAAACAAGCTTTTGTTTAACATGTTCTGTCTGCCCACAGACAATTTGTGCTTTTCAGGATTCTGACTTACTGAAAGCCACTGTTTGTCTTCAATCCACTCTTACATTCCAAAAAGATGTTTGTTCTTGTAATAAGATAGTTGCTGAGCTACACACTCATTTGTGAAAAACTTGATCCCTACCATCACACCTACCACTGGTCATTCTGCTCACTCTACACCCATCATGAAACCGTGGGCCTTAGGATATAGGAGCAGATGACCTGGGTGAAAGAAAGATATCCCAGGGAAAGGAGGCCAGGAACCAAGGACTCTCTCTGGAGCCCTGACTCAGTCTCCACCGTTCTCTTATCCAGGTTCTCTTTTAGCTCACTATGGGTCAGGATATGCGCAATTCAAGGACTACTTAACTGTACTCTAGATGGATAGCCTGACTTTTACCTGGAAAGATTCTATACGTCTACCAATTCTCTTAGCCAGGAGAGGGCAGCACTGatgaaggacaccacagtcaaaAAAGACAATCAGGATGGCTGCTAATGTTATCAATATGGCCTATGGCGTCCCTGGCTCCATTGCTGGCAACTTCCAGGACATTCTTCTCCTCCCTGTGATTATTTGGCATAGGGGAAGAATATGGTGTCTAGGGTAGTCTCAGCTCCTCATAGAAGAGAAATCCCACTGTCCCTGAAATGCAGGAATGCAGGAGGAGACTGCAAGGCCAGCTTGAGAGGTGACAGGGGTTCCTAGTGACCCTTTTGGTGGCAATTATAGTGAAGCAGTATCGGATTTAATTGCCATGAGATTGCACTGACACCAAAGACAGAGGATAAAGGCATGTGGAAGACAGGCTGGTGGGAGggttaaccaaaaaaaaaaaaaaaaaaaaggaaaatcaacacGGTTAGATAGAGGCAGAGGTAGACAAGAGGGGATATGGAATCATTATTCCTTCACCAAGACACTTGAAGCCTCTGCCACCACAGCATCACTCTTGACCCTGCACTTGACCTTACCATTCCCCAGATGGCCTCAAATGCCTCATTGGACTTACCCACAGGGTAATTTTACCCCCTTCTATTCTTGAACTTGGCCTCCCTCCGATTTACCAACTTTGATAAGGCAAGAGCAGAAGGGGCAGCCACCACAGAGGCAGAAATTAAGGATGATGGAGGCTCCCAACACAATGACCAAAATGGTGGCAAACGCTCCAGTCATCACTGCATGGATTTCAGAAGGCATGATGTCTGCAAGATATAGATGGATGAGCAGGGGTGCTTCTGTCTTTAAATAAGGAAAGCTGTGTCAGATTCAAGAGGTTGCATCTCCCCAGCCCCAAAGTACCCACCCTGCTCCTAGGACATATACCTTCAGTGTGAGTACCCCTCCAGCACCCAGCTCTGTTCTCAGATCCTCCCAGCGTTTACCTCACCCCTGCTGGCACCTACTCATATCCTGGATGGCACTGTTCTCATTTGTTTTCACAGGAATTTCTCactctcatttaaattttaaaatgctatagaAGGGAAATGGTAcatttcttttgtatgttttcaGTGTCTGCAGCCATATACTTAATGAGTGATCTTATGGAGTGCATATTAGTTGCTTGAAAAGTACTTGTTAAATTAATTGTAAATAGATGATTAAAGCCCAGTGTTGATGACAGAATCAAAGGAaccatgtttgtttttaacactgtgtgtcaattatacttcaattaaaaaatactgtttgtgAACATGTTATGAAATTATGAAGGCCCAACTATATAAATTGTATCTTGAATTGagataaaataatgttatttaatcACTTAATGAGCAACAGCTATGTGCCTACTGCTGTACTAGATGCTAGGGATATTAATATGAATAAGGCAAAGTTTCTGCTGTTAGATGTCTAGCAGAAGAAACAAAGCTGACAATGCATAATTTCAGCAAAATGTGGAGTGCTATGAAAAAAGTGTGCAAAAGTACCCTAAGAACATTTCAGAAACAGTTAATCTGCCCAAGGCCTTGGGAAAGACCTCAATACTAACTCTGGGTCAATTTGACAAGCCATTGTCCCTAGCATTGAGCTGAATAGTCAATAGCATATATTGGGCACCTACTCCATATAGATAAATGTATCAGCAAATATTATGAGAGACAGCCTTCATGTTAGCCCTGAGCAAGGCAAGTTATTGTCTCCTTAGAGACCCTGGAAAACAGAGGTCACAAGGAGAAACCTGAATACAGGGCTAACATCTTGCATAGCCCCTAAAGAAGGAGAAGATTGGATCAGGACATTTCCATACATTCCTGTGTAAGAAGTTGGATCAGTGGTTAAGGATATCCAAATTAAGTATGCCCAGATAAGTATGAGATGTGAAAGCAAGCAGAGTTTCTTTTGAGCTTCCAAGTTTTCTTTTATCAGTGATTGGCTGCCCAAACCATCCTCAGATATTTGACGTatcagaaagaaaacatacttttCTCAACCTGTTGTCTGCTACGCTTTGTGTTCCCCAAAGAAAAGAagatcaaggggatccctggatagctcagcagtttgcctttggcccagggcatgattctggagtcctgggatcaagtcccacatcaggatccctgcatggagcttgcttctccctctgcctgtgtctctgcctctcgctctctctgtgtctctcgtgaataaataaataaaatctttaaaaaaaaaaaaaagaaacaaagatcaaAAGGCCTTAGAGTGCTTACCAACCCCACAAAGATGCTTCTTGCCACAGCCAGGGTGTTTGTGGCAGTGGTACCTGTGGTTGTTTACAAAAACCAGGTTACCCAAAGGGATATAAAGTCCTAAAGCATTAGCATTAACAGGAATCTTGGAAAGTATCCTGCAAAACCCCTTCTCCATTTTActggtaaggaaactgaggccaggagaaGCAGAGTGACAAGTGTAAGGCCACAAAGCAAGTTACAAACAGAACCTGGACCAGAACTCAGGACTCCTGGCTTTCAGAACAAGTAGATTAAAATTCATTATGAAATAGAAATGCAGCCTTCTTTctgtccctgctctgcccctcagCCTACACACGGCCTGGACATGACCATCTAAAATCAGGTATGCTTGAAAGAGTTTGCCTTTTCACATTGGCTTTACTGCTCTACATCCTACACACAAGCATTTTTCCGTAATAAGTGTCATCTTCATGCCTCCTAACAGATCACAAGATGAAAGCCCACCTGCTGACTGGTATAAGAATGAACCATCCACTGCGCAAGGCTCAAGTAGCAGAGAATGGACATCATACATCCAAAAAAAGGGATGATTGGGAAAGTCTATAGTAAGAACGACAGGGCAACTGGTGAGATGAATGTGCTCATGTGTGCCCTAAATGAACTGCATTTCAGGCCTCTGAATTAAACTCTCAGCATCCCAAGAGCAGCTGAAAGCGTATAGATACTCAATGGGTATTTAAACACAAGCTAGTTCaggaatacatttaaatatattacaaatctATCATCCCATCAGTACTAAGCCACAAGGAGATGTTTCTGAGccttcctccccaacccctaTTTCATTCCAATTTCCAAAGAATGATCAAAGGGCAAGACATTGATGCTATTTACTGAGGAGATCAAATTCTCTTcttagggccacctgggtggctcagtcacttaaagtgtttgccttcagctcaagtcatgatcccagggtcctgggattgagctccaaaTCTGActccttactcagtggggagtctgcttctccttctccctcagcccctccccccctctatttgtgctctctctttttttttttttttttaattttttttttttttttttatttatgatagtcacacagagagagagagagagagaggggcagagacacaggcagagggagaagcaggctccatgcactgggagcccgacgtgggattcaatcccgggtctccaggatcgcgccctgggccaaaggcaggcgccaaaccgctgcgccacccagggatccctatttgtgctctctctaaaaaataaataaaatctaaaaaaataaaatctcttcttaGAGTCAAATTGATATATACACTAGTTCATCTCTTggacacacattttctttttctttttttaaaagaagattca
This portion of the Vulpes lagopus strain Blue_001 chromosome 2, ASM1834538v1, whole genome shotgun sequence genome encodes:
- the SLC28A2 gene encoding LOW QUALITY PROTEIN: sodium/nucleoside cotransporter 2 (The sequence of the model RefSeq protein was modified relative to this genomic sequence to represent the inferred CDS: inserted 5 bases in 3 codons; deleted 5 bases in 3 codons; substituted 7 bases at 7 genomic stop codons); this encodes MSFDRMHGTFPIIPFFGCMMSILCYLSLAQWMVHSVTWFLXTTTGTTATNTLAVARSIFVGLTEAPLLIHLYLADIMPSEIHAVMTGAFATILVIVLGAXPSSLISASVVAAPSALALSKLVNRREAKFKNRRGXNYPVGKEEKNVLEVASNGARDAIGHIDNISSHPLSFLTVVSFISAALSWLRELVDVXNLSRXKSGYPSRVICSYILRPTVXMMGVEXAEXPVVGVMVGIKFFTNECVAQQLSYYKNKHLFGMXEWIEDKQWLSVRAEIIIXFNTVDFANLSSIGITLGGLTSVVPRQKSDLSKIVVSAIFTGACVSLISVCVAGRILYVLRGAETDYVPFLDTDFTSRTYETYVCCKGCFQSWVNTRIPAPSSCTLFSTQESSGSGEK